Proteins encoded within one genomic window of Brienomyrus brachyistius isolate T26 chromosome 22, BBRACH_0.4, whole genome shotgun sequence:
- the LOC125718265 gene encoding somatostatin receptor type 5-like isoform X2, with translation MTNRSIAKMTSVELPSITGGFNHSAGSMGNNSLGNYTSLQGESIIVVSMISLTVFVVGLLGNMLAIYVVLRYAKMKTVTNLYILNLSVADELYVLGLPFLTTQNVLSYWPFGSFLCRVVMTTDSINQFTGIFSLTVMSIDRYLAVVHPIRSANWRRPQLAKVINGLVWLLSILVVLPVIIYADVQEDFDTCNISWPEPHNFWSTAFILYTAVLGFLGPLLVISFCYILIIIKIRSVGARAGLTSRRRSERKVTRMVVIMVLVFLFCWMPFYVTNMVNLVIILPGSSFTAGLYFFTVILTYVNSCANPVLYGFLSDNFKQSFLKVLCIHRVPGVQSNNPGRPHLRRANTNNSLVLLNSNGFNGHQRNCQGIQMETCFNAKSEPQTL, from the coding sequence ATGACCAACAGATCCATAGCGAAGATGACATCAGTGGAGCTGCCCTCTATCACAGGTGGCTTCAACCATTCTGCTGGCTCTATGGGGAATAACTCACTGGGTAATTACACCAGCCTTCAGGGAGAGAGTATCATCGTGGTGTCAATGATCTCTCTGACTGTGTTTGTTGTTGGCTTGCTGGGGAATATGCTGGCCATCTACGTCGTCCTACGCTACGCCAAGATGAAAACCGTCACCAATTTGTACATCCTCAACCTCTCGGTGGCCGACGAGCTCTACGTCCTTGGACTGCCTTTCCTCACCACCCAGAATGTTCTGTCCTACTGGCCCTTTGGGTCGTTCCTGTGCCGTGTGGTCATGACAACCGACTCCATCAACCAGTTTACGGGCATCTTCTCCCTGACCGTGATGAGCATTGACCGCTACCTTGCGGTGGTTCACCCCATCAGGAGTGCAAATTGGCGAAGGCCACAGTTAGCTAAGGTTATCAACGGCTTGGTGTGGCTGCTGTCCATCTTGGTGGTACTTCCTGTTATCATCTACGCTGATGTCCAGGAAGACTTCGACACCTGTAATATAAGCTGGCCAGAGCCTCACAATTTTTGGTCAACTGCCTTCATCCTCTACACAGCCGTCCTGGGCTTCCttggccccctgctggtcatcaGCTTTTGCTACATCCTCATCATCATTAAGATCCGGTCTGTGGGGGCTCGTGCTGGGCTGACCAGCAGACGCAGGTCCGAACGCAAAGTGACGCGAATGGTAGTGATCATGGTGCTGGTGTTTCTGTTCTGCTGGATGCCCTTTTACGTCACCAACATGGTCAACCTTGTTATCATTCTCCCTGGGAGCAGTTTCACAGCGGGTCTCTACTTCTTCACCGTGATCCTGACCTACGTCAACAGCTGCGCCAACCCAGTGCTGTACGGCTTCCTCTCTGACAACTTTAAGCAGAGTTTCCTCAAGGTCCTCTGCATACACAGGGTCCCTGGGGTTCAGTCCAACAACCCAGGGAGACCCCATCTGCGAAGGGCCAACACCAACAACTCCTTGGTGCTCCTGAACAGCAACGGATTCAATGGACACCAGCGGAATTGCCAG
- the LOC125718265 gene encoding somatostatin receptor type 5-like isoform X1 — translation MTVSLIGPIIAVFSLTNFGPQILGHPTSKPDPMTNRSIAKMTSVELPSITGGFNHSAGSMGNNSLGNYTSLQGESIIVVSMISLTVFVVGLLGNMLAIYVVLRYAKMKTVTNLYILNLSVADELYVLGLPFLTTQNVLSYWPFGSFLCRVVMTTDSINQFTGIFSLTVMSIDRYLAVVHPIRSANWRRPQLAKVINGLVWLLSILVVLPVIIYADVQEDFDTCNISWPEPHNFWSTAFILYTAVLGFLGPLLVISFCYILIIIKIRSVGARAGLTSRRRSERKVTRMVVIMVLVFLFCWMPFYVTNMVNLVIILPGSSFTAGLYFFTVILTYVNSCANPVLYGFLSDNFKQSFLKVLCIHRVPGVQSNNPGRPHLRRANTNNSLVLLNSNGFNGHQRNCQGIQMETCFNAKSEPQTL, via the exons ATGACAGTCAGTTTAATAGGACCTATCATAG CTGTGTTTTCTCTCACAAACTTTGGCCCTCAAATCCTCGGACATCCTACTTCCAAGCCAGACCCCATGACCAACAGATCCATAGCGAAGATGACATCAGTGGAGCTGCCCTCTATCACAGGTGGCTTCAACCATTCTGCTGGCTCTATGGGGAATAACTCACTGGGTAATTACACCAGCCTTCAGGGAGAGAGTATCATCGTGGTGTCAATGATCTCTCTGACTGTGTTTGTTGTTGGCTTGCTGGGGAATATGCTGGCCATCTACGTCGTCCTACGCTACGCCAAGATGAAAACCGTCACCAATTTGTACATCCTCAACCTCTCGGTGGCCGACGAGCTCTACGTCCTTGGACTGCCTTTCCTCACCACCCAGAATGTTCTGTCCTACTGGCCCTTTGGGTCGTTCCTGTGCCGTGTGGTCATGACAACCGACTCCATCAACCAGTTTACGGGCATCTTCTCCCTGACCGTGATGAGCATTGACCGCTACCTTGCGGTGGTTCACCCCATCAGGAGTGCAAATTGGCGAAGGCCACAGTTAGCTAAGGTTATCAACGGCTTGGTGTGGCTGCTGTCCATCTTGGTGGTACTTCCTGTTATCATCTACGCTGATGTCCAGGAAGACTTCGACACCTGTAATATAAGCTGGCCAGAGCCTCACAATTTTTGGTCAACTGCCTTCATCCTCTACACAGCCGTCCTGGGCTTCCttggccccctgctggtcatcaGCTTTTGCTACATCCTCATCATCATTAAGATCCGGTCTGTGGGGGCTCGTGCTGGGCTGACCAGCAGACGCAGGTCCGAACGCAAAGTGACGCGAATGGTAGTGATCATGGTGCTGGTGTTTCTGTTCTGCTGGATGCCCTTTTACGTCACCAACATGGTCAACCTTGTTATCATTCTCCCTGGGAGCAGTTTCACAGCGGGTCTCTACTTCTTCACCGTGATCCTGACCTACGTCAACAGCTGCGCCAACCCAGTGCTGTACGGCTTCCTCTCTGACAACTTTAAGCAGAGTTTCCTCAAGGTCCTCTGCATACACAGGGTCCCTGGGGTTCAGTCCAACAACCCAGGGAGACCCCATCTGCGAAGGGCCAACACCAACAACTCCTTGGTGCTCCTGAACAGCAACGGATTCAATGGACACCAGCGGAATTGCCAG